Proteins from one Fragaria vesca subsp. vesca linkage group LG6, FraVesHawaii_1.0, whole genome shotgun sequence genomic window:
- the LOC101312855 gene encoding agamous-like MADS-box protein AGL61-like, translating to MKSKKPSQGRQKIAIAKIPNRINLQVTFSKRCSGLFKKASELCTLCGVEIVIVVFSPANKPFSFGHPSVESLIDRFLTSNPSSFSSSTHQAPYCREVSIEHKLNMQLTQIQGRLEAEKQRGEALDKMSEDSKRSSQCWWENSIAELGLDELQILKAAMEELKKNVTEQVHQMNDPCNSSVPFLMMNGFQTDHHLSDRKAVENGSHGSMIHPSAYSFGYGHGFF from the coding sequence ATGAAGAGCAAGAAGCCTAGCCAGGGTCGCCAAAAGATTGCGATTGCCAAAATACCAAATAGAATCAACTTACAAGTCACATTCTCAAAGCGTTGTTCAGGACTCTTCAAAAAGGCTAGTGAGCTCTGCACACTCTGTGGAGTTGAGATTGTGATCGTAGTCTTTTCTCCGGCTAACAAGCCATTCTCTTTCGGCCATCCTAGTGTTGAGAGCCTCATCGACCGCTTTCTTACTTCAAACCCTTCATCATTTTCTAGTAGTACTCATCAAGCTCCATACTGCAGGGAGGTTAGTATTGAACATAAGCTCAATATGCAGCTAACGCAGATTCAAGGTCGCTTGGAGGCTGAGAAACAGCGAGGCGAAGCGCTTGACAAGATGAGTGAGGACAGCAAGAGATCAAGTCAGTGTTGGTGGGAAAACTCCATTGCGGAACTTGGATTGGATGAGCTCCAGATATTGAAGGCTGCAATGGAGGAGCTCAAGAAGAATGTGACTGAACAAGTTCACCAAATGAATGACCCTTGCAATTCTTCGGTACCATTCTTAATGATGAATGGTTTTCAAACTGATCATCATCTTTCTGATAGAAAAGCTGTTGAGAATGGATCACATGGTTCCATGATCCATCCTAGTGCCTATAGCTTTGGTTATGGACATGGCTTTTTCTGA
- the LOC101313146 gene encoding agamous-like MADS-box protein AGL61-like encodes MEMQIKKPRQGRQKIAITKIPNRSNLQVTFSKRCAGLFKKASELCTLCGVEIAIVVFSPSNKPFSFGHPSVKALIGRFLTPSPSSFPITIHQTLYPKKASVEHELNMQLIATEDRLEAQKRRGEDLDKMSKDSEQSSDCWWEKPIEGLGLDELQMLKVAMEELKKNVTEQVHKMNGPAIFSVPLSVMNLDHHLSERKFAEINGCHGSMIPRAYGHGSFI; translated from the coding sequence ATGGAAATGCAGATCAAGAAGCCGAGGCAGGGTCGCCAAAAGATAGCAATCACCAAAATTCCAAACAGGAGTAATTTACAAGTCACTTTCTCAAAACGTTGTGCAGGACTCTTCAAGAAGGCTAGTGAGCTCTGCACACTTTGTGGAGTTGAGATTGCAATAGTAGTATTTTCTCCTTCAAACAAGCCCTTCTCTTTCGGCCATCCTAGCGTTAAGGCCCTCATTGGTCGTTTTCTTACTCCAAGCCCTTCATCATTTCCCATTACTATTCATCAAACATTGTACCCCAAGAAGGCTAGTGTTGAACATGAGCTCAATATGCAGCTAATCGCAACTGAAGATCGACTAGAGGCTCAGAAAAGGCGAGGAGAAGATCTTGACAAGATGAGTAAAGACAGCGAGCAGTCAAGTGATTGTTGGTGGGAGAAGCCAATTGAGGGACTTGGATTGGATGAGCTGCAGATGTTGAAGGTTGCAATGGAGGAGCTCAAAAAGAATGTGACAGAACAAGTCCACAAGATGAATGGCCCTGCCATATTTTCAGTACCATTGTCTGTGATGAATCTTGATCATCATCTTTCTGAGAGAAAGTTTGCTGAGATTAATGGATGTCATGGTTCCATGATCCCTCGTGCCTATGGACATGGTTCTTTCATTTGA
- the LOC101313442 gene encoding calmodulin-interacting protein 111-like: MPSKGKKNSKPQSRLSNSDSFASSGSLDFEPNEVNFASCLEQASTKYPSLIAKSAFIAQLTDVDDSPKGCKVWLSEPSMVSHSFTPGSIVSVMLLAAVYSESFPLSTLADECARRFGVGACQQLDHDEPGNYFALATIFPSAKVLKNGVRLSSNLSNTMGCLASGRTIFIHSIQNTVRAGLFSGTEKPRSTKDCLLVSDCKELNLELVHSNRRLTMNSTSTNLSAEKSLYQPENGVLASPKTPLNRSKLSYSNSSPLASARREESASSVITPDESFVEPFDVEEVFGDDTSKRLLQTCATTWLYSRCLLRGNLVTIPVLSQHCLLRVIGAKKLSDDKANRDLLHESSELVDEVNDAFLVKRETKVCFHLPSNLESKRRDLSTVQYKDAIANTGDELSGLGGLSKEYAVLKDIIISSSMDTLSRLGLRPTKGVLLHGPPGTGKTSLARLCARDAGVNFFSVNGPEVVSQYYGKSEQALREVFDSASQAAPSVVFIDELDAIAPARKEGGEELSLRMVATLLNLMDGITTTERVLVIAATNKPDSIEPALRRPGRLDREIELGVPSPKQRLEILHVLVGEMEHFLSDVQVQQLANATHGFVGSDLAALCNEAAFSSLRRYVSCRYPHDYLHRASSTYEDCSNSLMTSDCLEASTDMSKDYSDTTSSSITHLAFTLENCLSLHSKGTNQDDDEEELKVAFEDFESARMKVRPSAMREVIVEVPKVNWEDVGGQTEVKNQLIEAVMWPQMHQDEFKRIGISPPTGVLMFGPPGCSKTLMARAVASEAHLNFLSVKGPELYSKWVGESEKAVRSVFAKARANAPAIIFFDEIDGLAAIRGKENDGVSVSDRVISQLLVEMDGLQERVDVTVIAATNRPDKIDSALLRPGRFDRLLYVGPPDETDREEIFRIHLNNMKCSYINRRDLARQTGGYTGADIRLICREAGLAAIEESLDALEIKIQHLETAIRQVKPTKTQFYQELSGKFQRLVISNINQGNSF, from the exons ATGCCTTCAAAGGGCAAGAAGAACTCAAAGCCCCAATCGAGGCTGTCCAACTCTGACAGCTTTGCTTCTTCTGGGTCTCTCGATTTCGAACCCAATGAAGTCAATTTTGCCTCCTGTCTTGAACAAGCTTCCACCAAATACCCATCTCTCATTGCCAAATCTGCCTTCATTGCCCAACTCACCGATGTCGATGACTCCCCCAAAGGCTGTAAAGTTTGGCTTTCTGAGCCTTCCATGGTTTCCCATTCCTTCACTCCTGGCTCCATTGTTTCGGTAATGTTATTGGCTGCTGT ATATTCGGAGAGTTTTCCTCTCAGCACATTAGCAGATGAATGTGCTAGACGTTTCGGGGTTGGGGCTTGCCAACAGTTGGATCACGATGAACCAGGGAACTACTTTGCTCTTGCAACTATATTTCCGTCTGCTAAG GTTTTAAAGAATGGGGTACGGTTGTCATCAAATCTTTCAAACACCATGGGTTGTCTTGCATCAGGCAGGACCATATTTATCCATTCCATACAAAATACAGTCCGAGCTGGTCTTTTCAGTGGTACAGAAAAACCACGAAGTACCAAAGATTGCCTCTTAGTGTCCGATTGTAAAGAGTTAAATTTGGAGCTAGTCCATTCCAACCGTAGATTGACTATGAACAGTACCTCTACAAACCTATCTGCTGAAAAATCATTATACCAGCCTGAGAATGGAGTGCTTGCGTCCCCTAAGACACCATTGAATCGATCGAAACTTAGCTATTCTAATAGCAGCCCATTAGCTTCAGCTCGACGTGAGGAGTCAGCATCAAGTGTAATCACTCCGGATGAGTCATTTGTTGAACCTTTTGATGTTGAAGAGGTGTTTGGGGATGACACGTCAAAAAGACTTCTTCAGACGTGTGCTACTACATGGTTGTATTCTCGTTGTTTACTTCGTGGAAATCTGGTGACTATTCCTGTACTTTCACAGCATTGTTTACTTCGAGTCATTGGTGCTAAGAAGTTATCAGATGATAAAGCTAATCGTGATTTGCTTCATGAGTCCTCTGAGTTAGTGGACGAAGTAAATGATGCTTTTCTAGTGAAGCGGGAGACAAAAGTGTGCTTTCATTTGCCATCAAACCTGGAATCTAAAAGAAGAGATCTTTCTACAGTGCAATACAAGGATGCTATAGCTAATACAGGAGATGAATTATCAGGATTGGGTGGTCTGTCAAAAGAATATGCAGTTTTGAAGGACATCATAATATCATCATCTATGGACACCTTGTCACG TCTTGGTTTACGACCTACAAAGGGAGTGCTTCTTCATGGTCCACCTGGTACGGGAAAGACTTCTTTGGCTCGATTATGTGCCCGTGATGCTGGTGTCAACTTTTTCTCTGTCAATGGACCTGAAGTTGTGAGTCAGTACTATGGAAAAAGTGAGCAAGCTCTACGTGAAGTTTTTGACTCAGCTAGCCAAGCTGCACCTTCTGTG GTATTCATTGATGAGTTGGATGCAATTGCACCTGCAAGGAAAGAGGGAGGTGAAGAGCTATCCCTGAGAATGGTTGCTACACTGCTGAATTTGATGGATGGGATTACTACAACTGAAAGAGTACTTGTAATTGCTGCTACCAACAAGCCTGATAGTATTGAACCTGCACTCAGACGACCTGGAAGACTTGACAGGGAAATTGAACTAG GGGTGCCATCTCCCAAGCAACGGCTTGAGATTCTACATGTTCTTGTCGGTGAAATGGAGCACTTTCTTTCAGATGTGCAAGTCCAACAACTTGCTAATGCTACACATGGTTTTGTAGGCTCTGATCTAGCTGCCCTTTGCAACGAGGCAGCTTTCAGTTCTCTTAGGCGTTATGTCAGTTGTAGATACCCACATGATTATTTGCACAGAGCATCCAGTACTTATGAAGATTGTTCTAACAGTCTAATGACTTCTGATTGCTTAGAAGCTTCAACAGACATGTCAAAGGATTACTCAGATACCACATCTTCATCTATCACACACTTAGCGTTTACTTTAGAGAATTGTTTGTCTCTGCATTCTAAAGGAACAAATCAAGATGATGATGAAGAAGAATTAAAAGTGGCCTTTGAAGATTTTGAAAGTGCCAGGATGAAAGTGAGACCTAGTGCTATGCGAGAG GTAATCGTTGAAGTCCCAAAGGTTAATTGGGAAGATGTTGGTGGTCAAACGGAGGTGAAGAATCAATTGATAGAAGCTGTAATGTGGCCCCAAATGCACCAAGACGAATTCAAGCGTATAGGGATTTCTCCCCCCACAGGGGTCCTTATGTTTGGTCCTCCTGGTTGCAGCAAAACCCTCATGGCTCGGGCAGTAGCTTCTGAGGCACACCTCAATTTCCTTTCTGTGAAGGGTCCAGAACTTTATAGCAAATGGGTTGGCGAATCTGAGAAGGCTGTGAGATCAGTGTTCGCAAAGGCAAGGGCTAATGCCCCAGCAATCATATTCTTTGATGAAATTGACGGTCTTGCTGCCATTCGTGGGAAGGAAAATGATGGAGTTTCTGTTTCAGATAGGGTCATAAGTCAACTTCTTGTCGAAATGGATG GTTTGCAAGAAAGAGTTGATGTCACTGTTATTGCGGCTACAAATAGGCCCGACAAGATTGATAGTGCGCTTCTAAGACCAG GACGCTTTGATCGGTTGCTATATGTGGGACCCCCGGATGAGACTGATCGAGAAGAGATATTTCGTATCCATTTGAACAATATGAAATGCAGCTATATCAACAGACGTGATCTTGCTCGTCAGACAGGAGGCTACACAGGTGCTGATATAAGATTAATCTGTCGGGAAGCAGGTCTTGCAGCTATTGAG GAGAGCCTTGATGCCCTAGAAATTAAAATACAACATTTAGAGACTGCGATTAGACAAGTCAAGCCAACAAAAACTCAGTTTTATCAAGAGCTATCTGGAAAATTTCAAAGACTCGTTATTTCTAATATAAACCAAGGAAATTCTTTTTAG
- the LOC101313730 gene encoding uncharacterized protein LOC101313730, with protein sequence MGRTEKRRSLAQITCSQSQMKGKAGPYISWNKQMDAALAKALTGQMKQGNRADGQWTRHAIEAVVHELNMTLELDLTKDNVKNRLKAWKRRYAIISDIKNQNRRMWDEGRKMVVITPQNLEAWNDYVESHPLARRYQNKFIDNWGDLALLCGNDTTTVEGPENIEDVEGAMGVEEENGVNFISSSRSVTHPSASTSDSQPLMNKAEKHPLRVEEENEVNSISNSHSSTHPSASTSNLHQKKKAKKDLLADAVGEMASSLKEYLASKMDLNRTQPKGEEVYEVVSKVPGLSKLQIFKAIRVLLNGNPEEFFLLKYLPDAEKTEWILYLITHS encoded by the exons ATGGGAAGAACTGAAAAACGGCGGTCGCTAGCCCAAATTACTTGTTCACAATCTCAGATGAAAGGTAAGGCAGGGCCATATATCTCATGGAACAAACAAATGGATGCTGCATTGGCTAAAGCTTTGACTGGCCAAATGAAGCAAGGTAACAGGGCTGATGGACAATGGACAAGACATGCCATTGAAGCAGTTGTGCATGAGTTAAATATGACTTTAGAACTTGATTTGACAAAAGACAATGTGAAGAATAGACTGAAGGCTTGGAAGAGACGTTATGCCATTATATCTGATATCAAGAATCAAAATCGGCGTATGTGGGATGAAGGTAGGAAGATGGTTGTAATCACACCACAAAATCTGGAAGCTTGGAATGATTATGTAGAG TCACATCCTCTTGCACGTCGCTATCAAAACAAATTCATTGATAATTGGGGTGACCTTGCATTGCTATGTGGGAATGATACGACAACAGTTGAAGGTCCTGAAAATATTGAAGATGTTGAAGGAGCAATGGGAGTTGAGGAGGAAAATGGAGTCAATTTCATCTCTAGTTCCCGTAGTGTTACACATCCTTCAGCTTCAACTTCAGATTCGCAGCCACTGATGAACAAAGCCGAGAAACATCCGTTGAGAGTTGAAGAAGAAAATGAAGTTAATTCAATTTCTAATTCACATAGCTCAACTCATCCTTCAGCATCAACTTCTAACCTGCATCAAAAGAAGAAAGCAAAGAAAGACCTCTTGGCAGATGCAGTTGGTGAGATGGCATCTTCGCTAAAGGAGTATTTGGCAAGTAAGATGGACCTGAACAGAACCCAACCCAAAGGTGAAGAAGTATATGAGGTGGTTTCAAAGGTACCAGGGCTCAGTAAATTGCAGATTTTTAAGGCCATACGAGTATTACTGAATGGTAACCCGGAAGAGTTCTTTCTATTGAAATATCTTCCTGATGCTGAGAAGACAGAGTGGATACTATATCTTATTACTCACTCTTAA